The Ramlibacter sp. PS4R-6 nucleotide sequence AGCACCTGCAACAAGGACACGAGCTGCCTCAAGGGCTTCTGCCCGAGCTTCGTCACCGTGGAAGGCGGCAAGCTCAAGGCCAAGGCGAAGGCCGAGGCCGCATCGCTCGAAGGCCTGCCCGCATTGCCCGAGCCGCGCATCGCCCCCATCGAAGGCGCGTACGGCATCGTCGTCGCCGGTGTCGGCGGCACGGGCGTGATCACCATCGGCCAGCTGCTCGGCATGGCCGCGCACATCGAAGGCAAGGGCATCGTCACGCAGGACGCGGCGGGCCTGGCGCAAAAGGGCGGCGCGACGTGGAGCCACGTGATCATCGGCGAGTCGCAGGACGCGATCCGCACGACGCGCGTGACCATGGCCGGCGCCGACGCGGTGATCGGTTGCGACCCCATCGTCACCGCCGGCAAGGAAACGGTGCTGCGCATGCGCCCGGGCCGCACGCGCGTGGCCCTCAACGGCCACGGCTCGCCCACGGCGGCGTTCGTGAAGAACTCGAACTGGTCGAACCCGTCGGATGCTTGCGCCGCCGAAGTGGCCAAGGCGGTCGGCGACAACGGCGTGGCCGTGTTCAACGCCGACCTCGCAGCGACCAAGCTGCTGGGCGACTCCATCTATACCAACCCGATGATGCTGGGCTTCGCCTGGCAGAAGGGCTGGGTGCCGCTGGCGCACGAATCGCTGATGCGCGCGATCGAGCTCAATGGCGTCACGGTCGACAAGAACAAGGCCGCCTTCGAATGGGGCCGCCGCGCCGCGCACGACTGGGCCTCGGTCGAGAAGCTGCTGACGCCGGCGCAGGTGATCGAGCTGCGCAAGCGCGACAGCATCGAGACGCTGGTCGCCAGGCGCGTCGAGTTCCTCACGCAGTACCAGGATGCCGCGTACGCGAAGCAGTACAGCGACTTCGTCGAGCGCGTGCGCCAGGCCGAAGCGCCGCTGGGCAAGACGACGCTCACCGAATCGGTGGCGCGTTACCTGTTCAAGCTGATGGCGTACAAGGACGAGTACGAGGTGGCGCGCCTGTACACGCAGACGGGCTTCGAGCAGAAGATCGCCGCGATGTTCGAAGGCGACTACAAGATCAACTTCCACCTGGCCCCGCCCGCGACCGCCAAGCGCAACGACAAGGGCGAACTCGTCAAGCAGAAGTTCGGGCCCTGGACGATGTCGCTGTTCAAGGTGCTCGCGCGCCTGAAGGGCCTGCGCGGCACGGCGCTCGACCCGTTCGGCCGCACCGAGGAGCGCCGCACCGAGCGCGCCCTCGTCGGCCAGTACCGCGCCAGCCTCGAGCAGGTGATGGCGCAGCTCTCGGCGGGCAACCATGAAACGGCCGTCGAGATCGCGCGCATCCCCGAGCAGATCAAGGGCTTCGGCCACGTCAAGGAACGCAACCTGCACGCCGCGCGCGCACGCTGGGACGCGCTGATGCGCGAGTGGCCCGCCGCGGGCCTGCAGACGAAGGCCGCGTAACCGCGAACCCACAGGGAAATCGCGGAGTTACTCGAACTTCTTAAAGCAGCCCCGCGACATACAATCGATGGCTTTCGCCCGCACCCCGGGGAACCGGGGTGCGGGCGCATGCTCGAACCCCTTTCACGCCCGGAGCTTCCCCGTGTTCATTTCCAGCGCCTATGCCCAGACCGCCGCCGGCGGCGACATGTCTTCCTCCCTGATGAGCATGCTGCCGCTGGTGCTCATGTTCGTCGTCCTGTACTTCATCATGATCCGTCCCCAGATGAAGCGGCAGAAGGAGCACCGCGCGATGCTGGATGCGCTGGCCAAGGGCGACGAGGTCGCCACTTCCGGCGGCATGGTCGGCAAGGTGACCAAGCTGGGCGACTCGATGCTGTCCATCGAGGTCGCCAACGGCGTCGAGGTCCAGGTGCAGCGCCACGCCGTGGTCCAGGTGCTTCCCAAGGGTACGGTGAAGTGAATCGTTACCCCGCCTGGAAGTACGTCCTGATCGTGATCGCGCTCCTGGTGGGCGCGATCTACACCTTGCCGAACTTCTTCGGCGAGGCGCCGGCGGTGCAGGTGTCGTCGGCCAAGGCGACGGTCAAGGTCGACGCGACGACCGAAGCGCGCGTACGCGACGCGCTGGGCAAGGCCGGCATCCAGCCCGAGGAAGTGGCGCTGGACCCGAACTCGGTCAAGGCCCGCTTCACCAACACCGATACGCAGCTCAAGGCCAAGGACGCGATCCAGCGCGCGCTCAACCCCGACCCGGCCGACCCCACCTACGTGGTCGCGCTGAACCTGCTGTCCGGCTCGCCCAAGTGGCTGTCGTCCCTGCGCGCCGCGCCCATGTACCTGGGCCTGGACCTGCGCGGCGGCGTGCACTTCATGCTGCAGGTGGACATGCAGGCGGCTCTGACCAAGAAGGCCGAGTCGCTGGCCGGCGACCTGCGCACGTCGTTCCGCGAGAAGAACGTGCGCCACGGCGGCATCAACCGCAGCGGCCAGCAGATCGAGGTGCGCTTCCGCGACCAGGCCACGCTGCAGGCCGCGAAGAACGTGCTGCAGGACCAGTTCCCGGACCTGCAGTCCACCGACGGCCCCGACGGCACGGAATACCGCATGGTCGCCGCGATCAAGCCGGAGGCGGCGCGCCGCGTGCAGGAGCAGGCGCTCAAGCAGAACATGGTCACGCTGCACAACCGGATCAACGAGCTGGGCGTGGCCGAGCCCGTGATCCAGCAGCAGGGCCTCGACCGCATCGTCGTGCAGCTGCCCGGCGTGCAGGACACCGCCAAGGCCAAGGAGATCCTGGGCCGCACGGCCACGCTGGAAATCCGCATGGTCGACGAGAGCGCCGAGGCGCGCGGCGCCGAGCTGGGCACCGCGCCCGTGCCCTTCGGCGACGAGAAATTCCTCGAGCGCCGCGGCCAGTCCGTGGTGGTCAAGAAGCAGGTGATCCTCACCGGCGACAACCTCACCGACGCGCAGCCCGGCTTCGACAACCAGACGCAGGAGCCGGCCGTGCACCTGACGCTGGACGCCAAGGGCGCGCGCATCTTCCGCGACGTCACGCGCGAGAACGTCGGCAAGCGCATGGCCATCCTGCTGTTCGAGAAGGGCAAGGGCGAGGTCGTCACCGCCCCCGTGATCCGCGGCGAGATCGGCGGCGGGCGCGTGCAGATCTCCGGCGCGATGACCACCACCGAGGCCAACGACGTCGCGCTGCTGCTGCGCGCGGGCTCGCTGGCCGCGCCGATGGAGATCATCGAGGAATACACCATCGGCCCGACGCTGGGCGCCGAGAACATCACCAAGGGCTTCCACAGCGTCGCCTGGGGCTTCGCCGGCATCTGCCTGTTCATGACCGTGTACTACATGCTGTTCGGCGTGTTCTCGGCGGTGGCGCTGGGCGTGAACCTGCTGCTGCTGGTGGCGGTGCTGTCCATGCTGCAGGCCACGCTCACGCTGCCCGGCATGGCGGCCATGGCGCTGGCGCTGGGCATGGCCATCGACTCGAACGTGCTGATCAACGAGCGCGTGCGCGAGGAACTTCGTAACGGGGCGTCACCGCAGGCGGCGATCAACGCCGGCTACGAAAGGGCGTGGGGCACGATCTTCGACTCGAACATCACGACGCTGATCGCCGGCCTGGCGCTGCTGGCGTTCGGCTCGGGCCCGGTTCGAGGCTTCGCCGTCGTGCACTGCATCGGCATCCTCACGTCGATGTTCTCGGCGGTGTTCTTCTCGCGCGGGCTCGTCAACCTGTGGTACGGCCGGCAGAAGAAACTCAAGTCCGTTTCCATCGGCACCGTCTGGCGGCCCGGTACGGAAGGCGCTATAACCAAGG carries:
- the secD gene encoding protein translocase subunit SecD, with translation MNRYPAWKYVLIVIALLVGAIYTLPNFFGEAPAVQVSSAKATVKVDATTEARVRDALGKAGIQPEEVALDPNSVKARFTNTDTQLKAKDAIQRALNPDPADPTYVVALNLLSGSPKWLSSLRAAPMYLGLDLRGGVHFMLQVDMQAALTKKAESLAGDLRTSFREKNVRHGGINRSGQQIEVRFRDQATLQAAKNVLQDQFPDLQSTDGPDGTEYRMVAAIKPEAARRVQEQALKQNMVTLHNRINELGVAEPVIQQQGLDRIVVQLPGVQDTAKAKEILGRTATLEIRMVDESAEARGAELGTAPVPFGDEKFLERRGQSVVVKKQVILTGDNLTDAQPGFDNQTQEPAVHLTLDAKGARIFRDVTRENVGKRMAILLFEKGKGEVVTAPVIRGEIGGGRVQISGAMTTTEANDVALLLRAGSLAAPMEIIEEYTIGPTLGAENITKGFHSVAWGFAGICLFMTVYYMLFGVFSAVALGVNLLLLVAVLSMLQATLTLPGMAAMALALGMAIDSNVLINERVREELRNGASPQAAINAGYERAWGTIFDSNITTLIAGLALLAFGSGPVRGFAVVHCIGILTSMFSAVFFSRGLVNLWYGRQKKLKSVSIGTVWRPGTEGAITKAEQG
- the yajC gene encoding preprotein translocase subunit YajC yields the protein MFISSAYAQTAAGGDMSSSLMSMLPLVLMFVVLYFIMIRPQMKRQKEHRAMLDALAKGDEVATSGGMVGKVTKLGDSMLSIEVANGVEVQVQRHAVVQVLPKGTVK